Proteins from one bacterium genomic window:
- the mtnA gene encoding S-methyl-5-thioribose-1-phosphate isomerase, whose amino-acid sequence MFTDPMLKPIEQYLSPHFRTLDWREDRLVLLDQRLLPGREIYMELKSSEQVAQAIKELAVRGAPAIGIAAAMGLALAARSLSAPTGAELLELLEPKARQLLETRPTAVNLGWALRRCFEAARSLGKATPDEIRKALLHEAKKIWVEDVMANFSMGEAGAELVPEGARILTHCNAGALATGGYGTALGVVRSAHRRGKNISVLADETRPFLQGARLTAWELQKDQIPVTVITDNMAGHLMSVGEVDLVIVGADRIARNGDVANKIGTYSLAVLAREHGIPFYVAAPLSSLDWELENGRNIPIEERDPQEVLLLGEMRLAPEGVSARYPAFDITPARLITAIVTERGVLQQPLYESIERILGS is encoded by the coding sequence ATGTTCACGGATCCCATGCTGAAGCCCATAGAACAATATCTTTCACCCCATTTTAGAACCCTGGACTGGCGCGAAGACCGCCTTGTGCTTCTGGACCAAAGGCTGCTGCCAGGCCGCGAGATCTATATGGAATTGAAGAGCTCTGAGCAGGTGGCGCAGGCCATAAAGGAGCTGGCTGTGCGGGGGGCTCCTGCCATAGGGATAGCAGCCGCCATGGGTCTGGCCTTGGCAGCCCGCAGCCTGAGTGCTCCAACAGGTGCAGAGCTTCTGGAGCTTCTGGAGCCAAAGGCCAGGCAGCTTTTAGAGACGAGACCCACGGCGGTGAATCTAGGATGGGCTCTCAGGAGGTGTTTTGAGGCTGCAAGAAGTCTTGGCAAGGCCACACCGGATGAGATCAGGAAGGCCCTGCTCCACGAGGCCAAGAAGATCTGGGTTGAGGATGTGATGGCCAATTTCTCCATGGGGGAGGCGGGCGCAGAGCTTGTGCCCGAGGGGGCCAGGATATTGACACACTGCAATGCAGGGGCCTTGGCCACAGGAGGATATGGCACAGCCTTAGGGGTGGTCAGATCGGCTCACAGAAGGGGGAAGAATATCTCCGTATTGGCTGACGAGACCAGGCCCTTCTTGCAGGGGGCACGGCTGACGGCCTGGGAACTTCAAAAAGACCAGATTCCGGTGACCGTAATAACTGATAACATGGCAGGGCACCTCATGAGTGTGGGAGAGGTGGATCTTGTGATCGTGGGGGCAGACAGAATAGCCAGAAATGGGGATGTGGCAAATAAGATCGGCACTTACAGCCTGGCGGTCCTGGCCAGGGAACATGGAATTCCTTTCTATGTGGCAGCTCCCTTGTCCAGCTTGGATTGGGAATTGGAAAACGGCCGTAACATACCCATAGAGGAAAGAGACCCGCAGGAGGTTCTCTTGCTGGGAGAAATGAGATTGGCTCCAGAAGGGGTCTCAGCCCGTTATCCGGCTTTTGACATTACCCCGGCCAGGCTCATAACAGCCATAGTGACCGAACGAGGGGTCTTGCAACAGCCTTTATATGAATCCATAGAGCGGATCTTGGGAAGCTAA